One part of the Sebastes fasciatus isolate fSebFas1 chromosome 8, fSebFas1.pri, whole genome shotgun sequence genome encodes these proteins:
- the aar2 gene encoding protein AAR2 homolog, whose amino-acid sequence MADSNGVDMDPDVARRLFEEGATLVLLDVPLGTELGIDCKSWQVGPRFKGVKMIPPGLHFLYYSSVNSPSCGGEIGPKSGLFLNLKPRDILLAKWDPKEEDLDFSASQNEEEVSRIRANLRDLDPHLGPYPYEVMRKWVSLTDRLSEEVANSLQPLSGRICAFCDVIPEVQLTHTKDRAEQPRNDTACQSMKEGLDRLPRMKPREGTELRFSVIPEKKYPAGATPAEITQCSLDQSYALETVLEKHYQLQPLNLLGELQFAFVCFLIGDVYEGFEHWKGLLALLCRSEDAMRKRKELYLGLIAVLYHQLGEIPPDFFVDIVSQSNFLTSTLQDFFQFASGPGIDGTLRKRAEKFKAHLTKKFRWDFDADSDDCAPVVVELPEGVTMD is encoded by the exons ATGGCCGACAGCAACGGTGTGGACATGGATCCAGATGTTGCTCGGAGGCTGTTTGAGGAGGGAGCCACCCTGGTGCTGCTGGATGTCCCTCTGGGTACCGAGCTGGGGATTGACTGCAAGAGTTGGCAAGTTGGTCCCCGCTTCAAGGGTGTGAAGATGATCCCCCCGGGCCTGCACTTCCTCTACTACAGCTCTGTTAACTCGCCAAGCTGTGGAGGAGAAATTGGCCCAAAGTCGGGCCTCTTCCTCAATCTCAAACCAAGAGACATCCTGTTGGCCAAGTGGGATCCCAAAGAAGAAGATCTGGACTTCTCGGCCTCGCAGAACGAAGAGGAGGTGAGCCGGATCAGGGCGAACTTGCGAGACCTGGATCCCCACCTGGGGCCCTATCCGTACGAGGTGATGAGGAAGTGGGTGTCCCTCACTGACCGTCTGAGCGAGGAGGTGGCCAATAGCTTACAGCCTCTTTCAGGTCGAATATGTGCCTTCTGTGACGTCATCCCCGAGGTCCAGCTCACACACACCAAAGACAGGGCAGAGCAGCCGAGGAACGACACAGCCTGTCAGAGCATGAAGGAGGGACTCGACAGGCTCCCCAGGATGAAGCCGAGGGAGGGGACGGAGCTGCGCTTCTCTGTTATCCCCGAGAAGAAGTACCCTGCTGGGGCTACGCCTGCCGAGATCACCCAGTGCAGCCTGGACCAGAGCTACGCCCTGGAGACTGTGCTGGAGAAGCACTACCAGCTGCAGCCTCTCAACCTGCTAG gtgagctgcagtttgcctttGTATGTTTCCTGATTGGAGACGTATACGAGGGCTTTGAGCACTGGAAAGGTCTCCTGGCTCTGCTGTGCCGATCGGAGGACGCGATGCGAAAGCGTAAGGAGCTGTATCTGGGGCTCATCGCCGTGCTTTACCACCAGCTCGGAGAAATCCCGCCTGACTTCTTTGTCGACATCGTGTCTCAGAGCAACTTCCTCACTTCCACGCTGCAG gACTTTTTCCAGTTTGCCAGTGGACCTGGTATAGACGGCACGCTGCGGAAGAGAGCGGAGAAGTTCAAAGCTCACCTGACCAAGAAGTTTCGCTGGGACTTCGATGCAGACTCGGACGACTGCGCCCCTGTGGTGGTGGAGCTGCCTGAAGGTGTCACCATGGACTGA